The following coding sequences are from one Candidatus Nezhaarchaeales archaeon window:
- the larC gene encoding nickel pincer cofactor biosynthesis protein LarC → MVKVLIVDAELSGISGDGFVGALIDAGAEAYGVVKVANAIRSLVPACGDIRVEVEDVLKKDVRAKRVKVNVQRDVKVESPQMLKELIVKTMEKLNSSKEAFNYALRVTDLLIGSEAKIHGTGDLKLHELGSLDTVIDITAAALALDCLRVFNQTRVYVLPVAVGGGFVELGGGRFKVPAPATLEILKACGIPFFGGPLNVELTTPTGAALLGGLNPQPVRFYPLMKPLSVGYGAGAKDLDEQPNVVRVVLGEVDEGLKGESLCVIETHVDDVNGESLGYTVRRLLAEGAKDAYIIPTLAKKGRPGHVVKVVSSPSDAAKLAKVLMEETGTLGVRVLPLSRLFLRRELKRVKLELQGWSGEVTFKVVRGANGEVLRIKPEVEDLERIAKTLRKPLRLIAKEVEKAILEKLKQ, encoded by the coding sequence ATGGTTAAAGTGTTGATTGTAGATGCTGAACTATCAGGCATATCGGGGGATGGGTTCGTAGGCGCATTGATAGATGCTGGGGCTGAAGCCTACGGGGTGGTTAAGGTGGCTAACGCTATTAGAAGCCTTGTACCGGCCTGCGGGGATATACGGGTCGAGGTTGAAGACGTATTGAAGAAAGACGTTAGGGCTAAGAGGGTTAAGGTGAACGTACAGCGGGACGTTAAGGTTGAAAGTCCCCAAATGCTTAAGGAGCTTATCGTGAAAACCATGGAGAAGCTGAATAGTTCGAAGGAAGCATTTAACTACGCTTTAAGGGTTACTGACCTCCTAATCGGTAGTGAGGCTAAAATCCACGGGACCGGGGATTTGAAGCTTCATGAGCTCGGCTCACTAGATACCGTTATCGATATAACCGCCGCTGCTTTAGCCCTAGACTGTTTAAGAGTGTTTAATCAAACTAGGGTTTACGTACTTCCAGTAGCGGTAGGCGGAGGCTTCGTAGAGTTGGGTGGAGGCCGTTTTAAGGTGCCTGCACCAGCTACCTTAGAGATACTTAAGGCTTGCGGGATACCTTTCTTTGGAGGGCCGTTAAACGTCGAGTTAACAACCCCTACTGGCGCCGCTTTACTAGGTGGGTTAAATCCTCAACCTGTTCGCTTCTACCCGTTAATGAAGCCTCTTAGCGTAGGCTACGGAGCTGGCGCTAAGGACTTGGATGAACAACCTAACGTTGTACGGGTTGTACTTGGAGAGGTGGATGAGGGGTTGAAAGGTGAAAGCCTATGCGTTATTGAAACCCACGTTGATGATGTTAACGGCGAAAGCCTAGGATACACTGTAAGGCGGCTTTTAGCCGAAGGGGCTAAGGATGCCTATATAATTCCAACCTTGGCCAAGAAGGGGAGGCCTGGACACGTTGTTAAGGTGGTATCAAGCCCTTCGGACGCTGCGAAGCTGGCTAAGGTGTTAATGGAGGAAACGGGAACCCTCGGAGTTAGGGTACTCCCACTTAGTAGGTTGTTTTTAAGGAGGGAGCTAAAACGCGTCAAACTGGAGCTTCAAGGATGGAGCGGCGAGGTAACCTTTAAGGTGGTACGAGGGGCTAATGGTGAGGTTTTAAGGATTAAACCTGAGGTTGAAGACTTGGAGCGTATCGCTAAAACACTTCGTAAACCTTTAAGGCTGATAGCTAAGGAGGTTGAAAAGGCCATACTTGAAAAGTTAAAACAATAG
- a CDS encoding YjbQ family protein, which produces MFGLNVFFDEFRVSTSSRVELIDRSGNVENAVKHSGIKDGICLVYAPHATVAIVVNEHEAGLMRDVIAKAEHDYPRRLRSALSMTP; this is translated from the coding sequence GTGTTTGGGTTGAACGTATTCTTCGACGAATTTAGAGTATCGACTAGTAGTAGGGTTGAACTGATCGATAGAAGCGGTAACGTTGAAAACGCCGTTAAACATAGCGGCATTAAGGATGGAATATGCCTCGTCTACGCGCCGCACGCAACAGTCGCTATAGTGGTTAACGAGCATGAGGCTGGCCTTATGCGCGACGTCATAGCTAAAGCAGAGCATGATTACCCTCGAAGATTAAGGAGCGCTTTAAGCATGACTCCTTAA
- a CDS encoding GYD domain-containing protein, producing MPIYVMLTKLTDEGRKTVKERPERIKEVNKELEQMGVKVLYQYAVLGPYDFVNILEAPNNDAVAKASVEMGSRGTVEIMTLPAIPVDDFIKIMKK from the coding sequence ATGCCCATCTACGTCATGTTAACCAAATTAACCGATGAGGGAAGGAAGACAGTGAAGGAGAGGCCTGAACGGATTAAGGAGGTTAATAAGGAGCTAGAGCAAATGGGGGTTAAAGTACTTTACCAGTACGCGGTCCTTGGGCCTTACGACTTCGTTAACATCCTCGAAGCACCTAATAACGACGCTGTGGCTAAAGCGTCCGTTGAAATGGGTTCACGCGGAACAGTGGAGATAATGACTTTACCAGCGATCCCAGTCGATGACTTCATAAAGATAATGAAGAAGTAA
- a CDS encoding DUF460 domain-containing protein: MSYQPVKELIFGVDMHPFASPLSKPVYSLAVVNSEGRVERCFKAVSLTRILKLARRFKPSSIATDNLYELAENNVKLSRIAASLPDGIKLVQVTGPPNSLKPLELIAREYGFKVSGKLNPLDTAKLVAKLAWLGAGYTVKLYGPETIITVSKARATTAGGMSQARFKRELRSLVLQATNRVKQVLSGANIDYDLYERKSKYGLDRSTFIAYAPKPLLRKLLKSIALPGVYVKITSPSMLSFNSEEGLKVYKRYLIVGIDPGVVTGLAALSLDGALVALLSGKTLTRGTIIRRITSYGSPLVVASDVPIPPDLVRKLASALNAVLYTPEQPLSVSDKLALVQDYGYTPSNSHERDALAAAIKAYSHYRNKLEQVEAHVKEAGLRVSAKELEELKAMVVKGISIQQAIDTLQPSEEVEIKPPPPQDLTILKREVEILRKRVKDQLKTIEDLERDNARLRQHIATLNSKVESLELELQKLREGRSIEAKRDAQVQLLELKASQLQRDLNEAKASLEGLKELVEKWKRLLTRILKREVVMVKRLKALTMSAIKDSVNAVGIYRDDVVLVMDATSASIEAAEALAKLKISCLIAKGSIPEDVRIVFRRSLIPVLSVDEVNVEWLEDLPYAEAAPLKVKIEELKARIEEEEAVKTREALRRMLKERAPNRC, translated from the coding sequence ATGTCGTATCAACCCGTTAAAGAGCTTATTTTCGGCGTGGATATGCACCCTTTCGCATCCCCCTTATCTAAACCTGTTTACTCACTCGCTGTAGTTAATAGTGAAGGTAGGGTTGAAAGGTGCTTTAAAGCCGTAAGCCTTACAAGGATATTAAAACTAGCTAGAAGGTTTAAGCCATCCTCGATAGCCACCGATAACCTCTACGAGCTGGCTGAGAATAACGTGAAGCTATCAAGGATCGCGGCATCCCTACCCGACGGCATCAAGCTAGTTCAGGTTACGGGGCCGCCTAATTCCCTTAAACCGCTGGAGCTAATAGCTAGAGAGTACGGTTTTAAGGTTAGCGGTAAGCTTAATCCTTTAGATACGGCTAAACTAGTTGCTAAATTAGCGTGGCTAGGTGCTGGCTACACCGTTAAACTATACGGGCCTGAAACCATAATTACGGTGTCAAAGGCTAGAGCAACGACCGCTGGAGGTATGAGTCAAGCCAGGTTTAAACGGGAGTTAAGGTCCTTGGTGCTTCAAGCTACCAATAGGGTTAAGCAGGTGTTAAGCGGCGCCAACATCGACTACGACCTTTACGAGAGGAAATCTAAATACGGGTTGGATAGAAGCACCTTCATAGCCTACGCCCCAAAACCCCTACTAAGGAAGCTACTAAAATCTATAGCTTTACCAGGGGTTTACGTTAAGATCACTTCACCCAGTATGTTATCGTTTAACAGCGAGGAAGGCTTAAAGGTCTATAAACGTTACTTAATAGTCGGTATAGACCCGGGGGTTGTAACCGGTTTAGCTGCTTTATCCTTAGACGGCGCGCTAGTAGCTTTATTAAGCGGTAAAACGTTAACGAGGGGGACCATAATTAGAAGGATAACCAGTTACGGCTCCCCATTAGTAGTAGCCTCGGATGTACCCATACCTCCCGATCTAGTTAGAAAGCTGGCGTCAGCCTTAAACGCGGTGCTCTATACCCCTGAACAGCCTCTATCAGTAAGTGATAAGCTAGCTCTGGTTCAAGACTACGGATATACACCCTCCAATAGTCATGAACGTGACGCATTAGCAGCCGCTATAAAGGCTTACTCGCATTATAGAAATAAGCTTGAACAGGTTGAGGCCCACGTAAAGGAGGCCGGGTTAAGGGTGAGCGCTAAGGAGCTTGAAGAGTTAAAGGCGATGGTTGTTAAGGGGATATCAATCCAACAGGCTATTGATACGCTTCAACCTTCAGAGGAGGTCGAGATAAAGCCTCCCCCGCCTCAGGATTTAACTATCCTTAAAAGGGAGGTAGAAATCCTAAGGAAGAGGGTTAAGGATCAGCTAAAGACTATTGAAGACTTAGAGCGCGATAACGCTCGGCTTAGACAGCATATAGCCACGCTTAACTCTAAGGTAGAATCCTTAGAGTTGGAGCTTCAAAAGTTAAGAGAGGGGCGGAGTATTGAGGCTAAAAGGGACGCACAGGTTCAACTGTTAGAACTTAAAGCAAGCCAGCTTCAAAGGGATTTAAACGAGGCTAAAGCCTCTCTTGAAGGGCTTAAGGAACTTGTGGAAAAGTGGAAGCGCCTTTTAACGCGTATACTTAAGCGTGAAGTAGTAATGGTTAAAAGGTTGAAAGCCCTCACCATGAGCGCCATCAAGGACTCCGTAAACGCCGTAGGTATATATCGCGACGACGTGGTATTAGTTATGGATGCTACTAGCGCATCCATTGAGGCCGCGGAGGCTTTAGCTAAGCTGAAAATCTCCTGCCTTATAGCGAAGGGCTCCATCCCCGAGGATGTGAGAATAGTCTTCCGACGTTCATTAATACCCGTCTTAAGCGTTGACGAAGTTAACGTGGAGTGGCTTGAAGACCTACCCTACGCTGAAGCGGCCCCTCTTAAGGTTAAGATCGAGGAACTTAAGGCTAGAATTGAAGAGGAGGAAGCAGTTAAAACGCGTGAAGCATTAAGAAGGATGCTTAAGGAGCGTGCTCCTAATAGATGTTAA
- a CDS encoding RIO1 family regulatory kinase/ATPase, whose translation MSEAAKVLRNLKAVDFRVLRAIERGMRTYEYVPVERLQSLTKLQPEALARHLSFLNKLGLIRTRRLEYVGYTLKTVGYDALALYTLTNKGVIEALGPKLGIGKEADIYEALTPAEERVAVKFHRLGRLSFRQTRRLRSYIGDRGRPSWLYESTIAAKREFQALHLLRSKNAPVPRPIIHNRHVVVMSLIEGDPLYVCDVLPDPVKLLKEILEGIRIAYSNAGIVHADLSEYNIVVTPDIHPLIIDWPQWVPAGHPEAKNYLKRDVKNILTYFKKRLKVDLSLNEALKTITASSTS comes from the coding sequence ATGAGCGAAGCAGCGAAGGTCCTTAGAAACCTTAAAGCTGTTGATTTCCGCGTTTTAAGGGCTATTGAACGCGGTATGCGTACATACGAGTATGTTCCAGTTGAAAGGCTTCAAAGCCTCACTAAGCTTCAGCCAGAGGCCTTAGCTAGACATCTAAGCTTCCTTAATAAGCTGGGCCTTATAAGGACACGTAGGCTTGAGTACGTTGGGTACACCCTTAAAACCGTAGGGTATGACGCCTTAGCGCTTTACACCTTAACAAATAAGGGCGTGATTGAAGCTTTAGGGCCTAAGCTAGGTATAGGTAAGGAGGCCGACATCTATGAGGCGTTAACACCAGCGGAGGAAAGGGTGGCTGTAAAGTTTCATAGACTTGGCAGGCTTAGCTTTAGACAAACCCGCCGACTACGTAGCTACATCGGTGATCGAGGCCGCCCCTCATGGCTATACGAGTCAACAATCGCCGCTAAACGCGAATTTCAAGCCCTCCACCTACTCCGATCTAAAAACGCTCCAGTACCTAGGCCTATAATCCATAATAGGCACGTGGTGGTCATGAGCCTCATAGAGGGCGACCCCCTATACGTATGCGACGTGCTTCCGGACCCAGTTAAACTGCTTAAGGAAATACTTGAAGGCATAAGAATAGCCTATAGTAATGCGGGGATCGTACACGCAGATTTAAGCGAGTATAACATAGTGGTAACACCGGATATACACCCCCTAATCATAGACTGGCCTCAATGGGTTCCAGCAGGCCACCCTGAAGCTAAGAATTACTTAAAGCGCGACGTGAAAAACATACTCACATACTTCAAGAAGCGGTTGAAGGTCGATCTTAGCTTAAACGAGGCCTTAAAGACTATAACGGCGTCCTCGACCTCATGA
- a CDS encoding CTP synthase: MPTRRNHKAKHVFISGGVLSSLGKGMVTSSIGKMLQVRGYSVTAVKIDPYLNVDAGLMNPYMHGEVFVTDDGGEIDLDLGHYERFLDVNLPKSNNITTGQVYQAVIERERRGELLGACVQIIPHITDEIKRRIRLAGEQSRADVVLVEIGGTVGDIEGLPFLEAVRQLRLEEGQESTVFVHVALTPILDVTGEFKTKPVQHSVQELRRIGIQPDAIVARCRVPIGDEARRKIALYSNVPEEAVFTSYNVECIYELPLVLDKQGLGDYICRKLGLEPRKPDWSQWEAIVNSFKNVKDVVEIAMCGKYTRLADSYISINEALKHAGAALSVRVEFKWIETEEFEANPDRVKILSEYDGVMVLPGFGPRGVEGKILAVKYARENKLPFLGICYGLQMAVIEYARNVVGLQGANSTEVDPSTPHPVIDLLPEQRAVDRLGGTMRLGAQATILEPDTLAYRLYGRPVIFERHRHRYEVNPAYWRVLQEHGLVFSGYSPDKRRAEFIELPGHPFFLATQAHPEFRSRPGKPSPPYYGFVKACLETRRKRLNRLS, from the coding sequence ATGCCTACACGGCGTAACCATAAAGCGAAGCACGTATTCATATCTGGTGGGGTACTTTCAAGCCTCGGTAAGGGGATGGTTACCTCCTCGATAGGGAAGATGTTACAGGTTAGAGGTTATTCGGTTACGGCGGTGAAGATAGATCCGTACCTTAACGTGGACGCTGGGTTAATGAACCCTTATATGCATGGGGAGGTGTTCGTTACAGATGACGGCGGCGAGATAGATTTAGACTTAGGACATTATGAGCGTTTCCTAGATGTTAACCTGCCGAAGTCTAATAATATTACTACTGGACAGGTTTATCAAGCGGTTATTGAGCGCGAGCGCCGTGGTGAACTTCTTGGAGCATGCGTACAGATTATCCCGCATATTACCGATGAGATTAAGCGTCGTATACGTTTAGCAGGTGAACAAAGCCGAGCTGACGTAGTTCTAGTTGAAATCGGTGGGACGGTAGGGGATATAGAGGGGTTACCGTTTCTGGAGGCTGTCCGTCAGCTACGATTGGAGGAGGGGCAGGAATCAACTGTTTTCGTCCATGTGGCGTTAACCCCCATACTTGACGTAACTGGTGAGTTTAAAACAAAACCGGTTCAACATAGCGTTCAGGAGCTTAGAAGGATCGGCATTCAACCGGATGCTATCGTAGCGCGCTGCCGAGTACCGATTGGCGATGAGGCTAGGAGGAAGATCGCGCTTTACAGCAACGTGCCTGAGGAGGCGGTTTTTACGAGTTATAACGTTGAATGTATCTACGAGTTACCGCTGGTTCTTGATAAGCAGGGCCTCGGTGATTATATTTGTAGGAAGCTCGGGCTTGAACCCCGTAAGCCGGATTGGAGTCAATGGGAGGCTATCGTTAACTCGTTTAAAAACGTTAAGGATGTAGTCGAAATAGCTATGTGCGGTAAATATACGCGTCTTGCGGATTCCTACATTAGCATTAATGAGGCGCTTAAGCATGCTGGTGCGGCATTAAGCGTTAGGGTAGAGTTTAAATGGATAGAGACCGAGGAGTTTGAAGCTAATCCAGATAGGGTTAAGATTCTTTCGGAGTACGACGGGGTAATGGTGCTACCCGGGTTTGGCCCTAGGGGGGTTGAGGGTAAGATTTTAGCGGTTAAATATGCTAGGGAGAATAAATTGCCATTCCTCGGTATATGCTACGGGCTTCAAATGGCGGTTATAGAGTACGCTAGGAACGTTGTCGGGCTTCAAGGCGCTAATAGTACTGAGGTCGATCCATCTACACCGCATCCAGTTATAGATTTATTACCGGAGCAGCGCGCCGTGGATAGGCTTGGAGGTACGATGCGGCTTGGAGCACAAGCAACAATTCTTGAGCCAGATACGTTAGCGTATCGGCTTTACGGTAGACCCGTGATCTTTGAGCGGCATAGACATCGTTACGAAGTGAACCCAGCCTATTGGAGAGTACTACAGGAGCATGGCTTAGTATTTTCAGGTTATAGCCCAGATAAGCGGAGGGCGGAGTTCATAGAGCTACCTGGCCACCCCTTCTTCTTAGCAACTCAAGCGCACCCAGAGTTTAGGTCAAGGCCTGGTAAACCATCGCCACCGTACTATGGGTTCGTTAAAGCTTGTTTAGAAACACGTAGAAAAAGGCTTAATCGGTTAAGTTAA
- a CDS encoding methionine adenosyltransferase — MDALRKMLVEELKQPSVEENYVEIVERKGLGHPDSICDSIVNEASIALSKEYIKRAGMVLHHNLDKGLLAAGEVEARFGGGVVKKPMLMVFGDRATFNVDGDVIPVEDIVVKAAKDWIRRKLRFVDPEHHIRYQVEIKMGSEALTDIFKRSKGILGANDTSAAVGYAPMTRTEKLVLEVEKYVNSPEFKRSYPETGEDVKVMGFREGDKLNLVMAMAFVDRFIASESEYFRRKAEVLQEIKGFLMSKSEGFSEINLSLNVLDREGRGINGVYLTVLGTSADGADCGQVGRGNRVNGVIPLNRPISSEAAAGKNPVSHVGKIYNILSHVIAQEVYDKVQGIKEVYVWLLSRIGEPIDQPMVVASQVILQPGYTYKDVEREIREIIEVRLDNIRSFCEDLAWGRINIY; from the coding sequence GTGGATGCCTTGCGTAAAATGCTCGTGGAGGAGCTTAAGCAGCCATCGGTTGAGGAGAACTACGTGGAAATCGTTGAAAGGAAGGGTTTAGGGCATCCTGACTCCATTTGCGACTCCATAGTGAATGAGGCGTCTATAGCCCTATCGAAGGAGTACATTAAGAGGGCCGGGATGGTACTACACCATAACCTAGATAAAGGGTTACTCGCCGCTGGTGAGGTGGAAGCTAGGTTTGGAGGGGGAGTCGTTAAGAAGCCGATGCTGATGGTGTTTGGCGATAGAGCTACCTTCAACGTTGACGGCGACGTTATCCCCGTTGAAGATATAGTGGTTAAAGCTGCTAAAGACTGGATAAGGAGGAAATTACGGTTCGTAGACCCTGAACATCACATTAGGTACCAGGTGGAAATTAAGATGGGATCTGAGGCCTTAACGGACATATTTAAGCGGAGTAAGGGGATACTGGGGGCTAACGATACCTCCGCGGCCGTAGGCTACGCTCCGATGACTAGAACCGAGAAGCTCGTACTCGAGGTGGAAAAATACGTTAACTCCCCCGAGTTCAAGAGGAGCTACCCGGAAACTGGTGAAGACGTTAAAGTTATGGGCTTTCGGGAGGGGGATAAGCTTAACTTAGTGATGGCTATGGCCTTCGTCGACCGCTTCATAGCAAGCGAAAGCGAATACTTCAGGAGGAAGGCTGAAGTGCTTCAAGAAATTAAGGGGTTTTTAATGTCTAAAAGCGAGGGCTTCAGCGAAATTAACTTAAGCTTAAACGTGCTTGACCGTGAGGGGAGGGGTATTAACGGGGTTTACTTAACCGTTCTAGGTACCTCAGCTGATGGAGCGGATTGTGGTCAGGTAGGCCGCGGTAACAGGGTTAATGGCGTTATACCCCTTAATAGGCCTATAAGCTCGGAGGCCGCCGCTGGTAAAAACCCGGTTTCACACGTCGGTAAGATATACAATATACTTTCACATGTTATAGCTCAGGAGGTATACGATAAGGTTCAAGGCATTAAGGAGGTATACGTATGGCTCCTCAGCCGGATAGGGGAACCCATTGACCAGCCCATGGTGGTAGCGAGCCAAGTAATACTGCAACCGGGCTACACGTATAAGGACGTGGAGAGGGAAATACGTGAAATAATAGAGGTGAGGTTGGATAACATAAGGAGCTTTTGCGAAGACCTAGCTTGGGGGCGGATTAACATCTATTAG
- a CDS encoding ArsR family transcriptional regulator, with protein MKPDPRSILRSIRNVKRGIEARSKIIYALKNGEKHVKSISSSSGLSYSAVRMHLKRMLREGIVTRDEKKPYKWKLTGRGQTGIYEYT; from the coding sequence GTGAAGCCCGATCCTAGATCCATTTTAAGGAGTATAAGAAACGTTAAACGTGGAATTGAAGCAAGAAGCAAGATAATCTACGCGTTAAAAAATGGTGAAAAGCATGTTAAATCCATATCATCCTCCTCGGGCTTAAGTTATAGCGCGGTTAGAATGCACTTAAAGAGGATGCTTAGAGAGGGTATAGTTACGCGTGACGAGAAAAAACCCTACAAGTGGAAGCTTACAGGTAGAGGGCAAACAGGGATCTACGAGTACACCTAG
- the cyaB gene encoding class IV adenylate cyclase — protein MQVEAEIKVKVSDLNIITQRIRDLGGVLLYEEEQVDTYFNHPERSFKTTDEALRLRKADGKVMLTYKGPKLSLRSKARTELEVEVSNFDGIREILKALGFVELATIKKKRRTYNLHDLIVYADEVKGLGSYVELETKAQSVEDVAKAEELLLEAIRRLELPLNEATTKSYLELYLEASKNC, from the coding sequence TTGCAGGTTGAAGCGGAGATTAAGGTTAAGGTAAGCGACCTAAACATCATAACGCAGAGGATAAGGGATTTAGGCGGCGTCCTCCTATATGAGGAGGAACAAGTCGATACTTACTTCAACCATCCGGAGCGTAGCTTTAAAACCACCGATGAAGCCCTCCGTTTAAGGAAGGCGGATGGAAAAGTAATGTTAACGTATAAAGGCCCAAAGCTAAGTTTAAGGTCTAAAGCAAGGACCGAGCTTGAAGTGGAGGTTTCAAACTTCGATGGAATACGTGAAATACTAAAAGCTTTAGGCTTCGTAGAGCTAGCCACCATTAAGAAGAAGAGAAGAACATATAATCTTCATGATTTAATCGTTTACGCCGACGAAGTTAAAGGCTTAGGCTCCTACGTAGAGCTAGAAACTAAGGCTCAATCCGTAGAAGACGTAGCGAAGGCTGAAGAACTACTATTAGAAGCCATCCGTAGATTGGAACTCCCCCTCAACGAGGCAACCACGAAATCCTACCTAGAACTATACTTAGAGGCCTCAAAAAATTGTTAA
- a CDS encoding LSM domain-containing protein: MKSEPLKLLMKSLNGEVLVKLKDGRTCRGLLEHCDGYMNLILSEAREVDGENDDITTVNYGKILIRGSNVLWVKLRP; the protein is encoded by the coding sequence TTGAAAAGCGAGCCGTTAAAACTACTAATGAAGAGCCTTAACGGGGAGGTTTTAGTGAAGTTAAAGGATGGAAGGACCTGTAGGGGGCTATTAGAGCATTGCGACGGGTACATGAACCTAATACTGAGTGAAGCGAGGGAAGTTGACGGTGAAAACGACGATATAACGACCGTCAACTATGGTAAAATCCTAATACGCGGAAGTAATGTGCTATGGGTAAAGTTGAGGCCCTAA
- a CDS encoding metallophosphoesterase, protein MTLRIAAVADIHSPKNFELFKRALEAAHPDVDLFILAGDIILKGKVEETGRVISAIQSRYGCPIIACFGNEEFDEKKDILKDAYKGVIQWLDDEPLETKVKGTSLGIVGTRGSLDKPTSWQLKNVAGIRELYASRVERVKQLLGSLKCDVRILVSHYALTRKTMVGELRAFWPQLGSQKFEEVIEACQPDLAIHGHVHKGKVFEVSLRRTKVFNVALPATKRITIVQVATARKLPVQSTLLDFK, encoded by the coding sequence TTGACCCTACGGATAGCTGCAGTAGCCGATATTCATAGCCCTAAGAACTTCGAACTGTTTAAACGCGCTTTAGAGGCCGCCCATCCCGACGTAGACCTCTTCATACTCGCCGGGGATATAATTCTTAAGGGTAAGGTGGAGGAAACCGGAAGAGTAATATCAGCCATACAGTCAAGGTATGGTTGCCCGATAATTGCTTGCTTCGGGAACGAGGAGTTCGACGAGAAGAAAGATATATTAAAGGATGCGTATAAAGGCGTTATTCAATGGTTGGACGATGAGCCCCTAGAAACCAAGGTAAAAGGCACATCGTTAGGCATTGTTGGGACGCGGGGTAGCCTCGATAAGCCAACCTCTTGGCAGCTTAAAAACGTAGCCGGTATAAGGGAGTTATACGCATCGAGGGTTGAAAGGGTTAAACAGTTATTAGGGTCCTTAAAGTGCGATGTACGCATACTAGTATCACATTACGCGTTAACGAGGAAGACCATGGTCGGTGAGCTACGCGCTTTTTGGCCTCAGCTTGGAAGCCAAAAGTTTGAGGAGGTAATTGAGGCTTGCCAACCTGACTTAGCGATACATGGGCATGTACATAAGGGGAAAGTTTTCGAGGTAAGCCTAAGGAGAACTAAGGTTTTTAACGTAGCCCTCCCAGCTACGAAGAGGATAACCATAGTTCAGGTAGCAACGGCTCGAAAACTTCCCGTACAGAGTACTCTCTTAGACTTTAAGTAG
- a CDS encoding methyltransferase domain-containing protein yields the protein MSIREKRRVLRSYDATAKGYWRLYGEEQLLKYKVALAGVKLKADYVVADVGCGTARLVKRLSRRVGFVVGVDGSIAMLKRGLPVKLANTCLIQADADHLPFKSKAFHMLFSITLIQNLPNLRLTLNEWYRVLRRKSMAVLSVPRKDGRIKSLADALTEAKFINLRVVENQGLADVVFFLLKA from the coding sequence ATGTCTATAAGGGAGAAGCGCCGGGTTCTACGCTCGTATGATGCTACTGCTAAGGGTTACTGGAGGCTTTATGGTGAAGAACAGCTTCTTAAGTATAAAGTAGCTTTAGCGGGGGTTAAGCTTAAGGCTGACTATGTCGTGGCCGACGTGGGATGCGGTACAGCGCGCTTAGTTAAGCGCCTATCGAGAAGGGTGGGGTTTGTGGTAGGGGTTGATGGTAGTATTGCTATGCTTAAAAGAGGGCTACCAGTAAAGCTGGCTAATACCTGCCTAATACAAGCCGACGCTGACCACCTACCTTTTAAATCTAAGGCTTTCCACATGTTATTCTCAATAACTTTAATTCAAAACCTTCCAAACCTACGGTTAACGTTAAACGAGTGGTATAGGGTTCTTAGACGTAAGAGTATGGCCGTACTATCAGTACCAAGGAAGGATGGAAGGATTAAAAGCTTAGCCGATGCATTAACCGAAGCTAAGTTTATTAATCTTCGCGTAGTTGAAAATCAAGGGTTAGCTGACGTAGTCTTTTTTCTGCTTAAAGCTTAA